A genomic stretch from Pseudomonas mendocina includes:
- a CDS encoding AsmA family protein gives MKALGKILGLIFLGLLLIIVALGFALTHLFDPNDYKDEIRQLAREKASVELTLNGDIGWSLFPWLGLELTDASVASLDTPDHPFANLRLLGLSVRVLPLLRKEVQMSDIRIDGLNLDLQRDDKGNSNWNNVGKPLQTAQSPATTESKTAESTQTSTSETTDNSDQNLKLDIDSLIVNGARINYHDAQKGDQFSAESIQITTGAIAEGSPVPVKVSAFFGSNKPLLRARSELQGVLRFDRALKRYQLEDAKLSGEISGDPFNGQTLTYSAQGQLLVDQAAQVAEWNGLKLSANQLRALGELKVRDLSTAPKLSGGLSIAPLNLREFLATVGQKLPPLNDDKTLSKFELTTRLSGTDKSLSLDELKVTLDDSHFTGDVGVADFAKQALRVKLKGDQLDLDRYLPAPGKDAKKAETARSAEVKESIAKAGESGSTPLPNAPTEHAWSHVEILPANTLRKLDAQLDVSLGQLTVDKQTLHDVIVKAQAQNGLVTLQDAHGKLGTGEVAVKGSINARPDAALLALQANLKNVAVEPFLKKPEQPSPVKGNLNLTANLTTQGNSQKSWVEALNGTANFNLSNGVLVGANLEQQLCRGIATLNRKSLSGEARGKDTPFETLQGSLNIHNGVANNPDLKARIPGLSVAGNGLLDVRTLGLDYQIGITIEGDRREMPDPACQVNQRYVGIAWPVRCRGPLEMGGKACRLDQEGLGKVAAKLAGNKISEKLEEKLGDKVSPELKDAIKGLFR, from the coding sequence ATGAAAGCGCTCGGCAAAATCCTCGGTCTGATTTTCCTCGGACTCTTGCTGATCATCGTGGCTCTCGGCTTCGCCCTGACTCACCTGTTCGATCCCAACGACTACAAAGATGAAATCCGTCAGTTGGCCCGGGAAAAAGCCAGCGTCGAGCTGACCCTCAATGGCGATATTGGCTGGAGTCTGTTCCCTTGGCTCGGCCTGGAGCTGACCGATGCCAGCGTCGCCAGCCTCGACACCCCTGATCATCCGTTTGCCAACCTGCGTTTGCTGGGTTTGTCCGTGCGCGTGCTGCCACTGCTGCGCAAAGAAGTGCAGATGAGCGACATCCGTATCGACGGCCTCAACCTCGATCTTCAGCGCGACGACAAAGGCAACAGCAACTGGAACAACGTCGGTAAACCGCTGCAAACCGCGCAAAGCCCTGCAACAACCGAATCCAAAACAGCTGAAAGCACACAAACCAGCACCAGCGAAACCACGGATAACAGCGACCAGAATCTGAAACTGGACATCGACAGCCTGATCGTCAACGGTGCCCGCATCAATTACCACGATGCCCAGAAAGGCGACCAGTTCAGCGCAGAAAGCATCCAGATCACCACCGGCGCCATTGCTGAAGGCAGCCCGGTCCCGGTCAAAGTGAGTGCATTCTTTGGCTCGAACAAACCGCTGCTGCGGGCCCGTAGTGAACTTCAAGGTGTGCTGCGCTTTGATCGCGCCCTTAAGCGCTATCAGCTCGAAGACGCCAAACTCTCCGGGGAAATCTCCGGCGACCCATTCAATGGCCAAACCCTGACCTATTCCGCACAAGGCCAACTGCTGGTTGATCAGGCAGCCCAGGTTGCGGAATGGAACGGTTTGAAACTCTCCGCGAACCAGCTGCGCGCCCTCGGCGAACTGAAAGTCCGCGACTTGTCTACAGCACCTAAACTCAGCGGCGGCCTGTCCATTGCGCCACTGAACCTGCGTGAGTTCCTTGCCACCGTCGGGCAAAAACTACCGCCGCTGAATGACGATAAAACCCTGAGCAAGTTCGAACTGACTACCCGCCTCAGTGGCACAGACAAGAGTCTGTCGCTGGATGAACTGAAAGTGACACTGGACGACAGCCACTTCACCGGCGATGTAGGCGTTGCAGACTTTGCCAAACAGGCCCTGCGCGTCAAACTCAAGGGCGACCAGCTTGATCTGGATCGCTACCTGCCAGCCCCCGGCAAAGACGCCAAGAAGGCAGAGACTGCCCGCTCCGCTGAAGTGAAAGAAAGCATCGCCAAAGCAGGCGAAAGCGGCAGCACTCCCCTGCCTAATGCACCGACCGAGCACGCATGGAGCCATGTCGAGATACTCCCAGCCAATACCCTGCGTAAGCTGGATGCTCAGCTGGACGTAAGCCTCGGCCAGCTCACTGTGGACAAACAAACGCTTCACGACGTCATCGTTAAAGCGCAGGCCCAAAACGGCCTGGTGACCCTACAGGATGCTCACGGCAAACTCGGCACCGGCGAAGTAGCCGTCAAAGGCAGCATCAATGCACGTCCAGATGCAGCCTTGCTAGCCCTGCAAGCCAACCTGAAAAACGTGGCAGTTGAACCGTTCCTGAAAAAGCCGGAGCAACCGTCCCCGGTCAAAGGCAATCTCAACCTGACCGCCAACCTGACCACCCAAGGCAACAGTCAGAAGAGCTGGGTCGAAGCCCTTAATGGCACGGCTAACTTCAACCTGAGCAATGGCGTACTGGTCGGTGCCAACCTAGAGCAGCAGTTGTGCCGCGGCATTGCCACGCTCAACCGCAAATCCTTGAGCGGCGAAGCCAGAGGCAAGGACACCCCGTTCGAAACCCTGCAGGGCAGCCTCAACATCCACAACGGCGTTGCGAACAACCCGGACCTTAAAGCCCGTATTCCGGGTCTTTCCGTTGCCGGAAACGGCCTACTGGATGTACGCACCCTCGGCCTCGACTACCAGATCGGCATTACCATCGAAGGCGATCGCCGTGAAATGCCGGATCCGGCCTGCCAGGTCAACCAGCGCTATGTCGGCATTGCCTGGCCGGTACGTTGCCGCGGCCCGCTGGAAATGGGTGGCAAAGCCTGCCGTCTGGATCAGGAAGGTTTGGGCAAAGTCGCCGCCAAACTCGCCGGTAACAAGATCAGCGAGAAGCTTGAAGAAAAACTCGGGGACAAAGTCAGCCCTGAACTGAAAGACGCAATCAAGGGCCTGTTCCGTTAA
- a CDS encoding sterol desaturase family protein has protein sequence MNVAIVAIPMYVVLILLELAYEQRSGRRTYRLADATTSINTGVLRVLLEGPLRLLLIVPYAWLYEHARLFEWDTRSPWLWVLGFLAVDFCFYWSHRSMHTFNVLWGAHQPHHSSEDFNLSTALRKGAVQTAFDWPFYLPLALLGIPLPVFLLLLGIQLVYQFWVHSQHIGKLGWLEQVIVTPSLHRVHHGQNDCYIDKNHGGVFIIWDRLFGTHAVETEPVRFGVTTPVSTFDPLRLQFSWWRLLWADARATRSWWDKLRLWWMPTGWRPADVQHIVWPKMPEDKFSGRCPTGLRWYAFVQFLLINALTLIFLAQVKESALWWSGLLMLLVISGCVCLGRLFDGAINRTVELLRLSVMAAVAVFWGVYLPAGSSFVALGIVAVCLGCAVWFSRLKVQSDFGERAVAP, from the coding sequence GTGAACGTCGCAATCGTGGCTATTCCGATGTATGTCGTGCTGATTCTGCTTGAGCTGGCGTACGAGCAGCGCAGTGGTCGGCGTACCTATCGCCTGGCCGACGCGACTACCAGTATCAACACTGGAGTGTTGCGGGTGTTGTTAGAGGGGCCGCTGCGCCTGCTGCTGATCGTTCCTTATGCCTGGCTGTATGAGCATGCACGGCTGTTCGAATGGGACACCCGTTCACCGTGGCTGTGGGTTCTCGGATTTCTTGCGGTGGACTTTTGCTTCTACTGGTCTCACCGCAGCATGCATACCTTTAATGTGCTGTGGGGCGCGCACCAGCCCCATCATTCCAGTGAGGATTTCAACTTATCCACAGCGCTGCGCAAAGGTGCGGTGCAGACTGCCTTTGATTGGCCGTTCTATTTGCCCCTGGCGTTGCTGGGCATTCCTTTGCCGGTCTTTCTGCTGTTGTTAGGGATTCAGCTGGTATATCAGTTCTGGGTGCATTCGCAGCACATCGGCAAGCTAGGATGGCTGGAACAGGTCATCGTTACACCGTCTCTGCATCGCGTTCATCACGGTCAGAACGACTGCTACATCGACAAGAACCATGGCGGTGTTTTCATTATCTGGGATCGCCTCTTTGGCACCCATGCGGTGGAAACAGAGCCGGTGCGCTTTGGTGTGACCACACCGGTGAGCACGTTTGATCCGCTGCGTCTGCAATTTTCCTGGTGGCGTTTGTTATGGGCGGATGCGCGGGCTACGCGTTCTTGGTGGGACAAACTGCGTTTGTGGTGGATGCCCACGGGTTGGCGCCCGGCCGATGTGCAGCACATCGTCTGGCCGAAAATGCCGGAAGATAAGTTCTCGGGTCGTTGCCCTACAGGGTTGCGTTGGTATGCCTTTGTTCAGTTTCTCCTGATTAATGCGTTAACGCTGATTTTTTTGGCTCAGGTCAAAGAGTCGGCACTCTGGTGGTCAGGGCTGCTGATGCTGTTGGTCATCAGCGGTTGTGTCTGCTTGGGCAGGTTGTTTGATGGCGCTATCAATCGCACGGTTGAATTGCTTAGGTTGTCGGTGATGGCTGCCGTTGCTGTGTTCTGGGGCGTTTATTTGCCGGCAGGGAGTTCATTTGTAGCGCTGGGCATTGTGGCCGTTTGCCTTGGCTGTGCAGTGTGGTTCAGCCGCTTGAAGGTGCAGTCTGACTTTGGAGAGCGTGCTGTCGCACCTTGA
- a CDS encoding OFA family MFS transporter has protein sequence MTDAQALNGASAKPAFLSKERIIAAPGFNRWLVPPAALAIHLCIGMAYGFSVFWLPLSKAIGIDAPVTCSADMGFFEQVFASDCDWQISMLGWMYTLFFVFLGCSAAIWGGWLEKAGPRKAGLVSAFCWCGGLLISALGVYTHQIWLMWVGSGVIGGIGLGLGYISPVSTLIKWFPDKRGMATGMAIMGFGGGAMVGAPLAAELMNHFSGPDSVGVWQSFVVMAAIYFVFMLAGALGYRVPPTGWKPAGWTAPASKANNAMITQGHVHVSKAWKTPQFWLVWAVLCLNVSAGIGIIGMASPLLQEVFAGKLLGNDLAFNELSAAQLAEIAVLAAGFTGLLSLFNIGGRFFWASISDFIGRKATYFVFFGLGFALYASVPMLGQWGSLALFVLAFCIILSMYGGGFATVPAYLADLFGTQMVGAIHGRLLTAWAAAGILGPVLVNYLREYQLSIGVERAAAYDITLYILAGLLVLGLICNALIRPVAPKYFMTEAELAAERASHDKAAPVSANLEWAADRASLPWVILAWLAVGVPMAWGVWITLQKTIVLFQ, from the coding sequence ATGACTGACGCCCAAGCATTAAATGGCGCTTCAGCGAAGCCTGCTTTTTTGTCTAAAGAACGCATCATCGCTGCCCCCGGCTTTAACCGCTGGTTGGTTCCACCCGCTGCGCTGGCCATCCACCTGTGCATCGGTATGGCCTATGGCTTCTCGGTGTTCTGGTTGCCACTGTCGAAAGCCATCGGCATTGACGCACCGGTCACTTGCTCGGCGGATATGGGGTTCTTCGAGCAAGTGTTTGCCAGCGACTGTGACTGGCAGATTTCCATGCTGGGTTGGATGTACACGTTGTTCTTCGTGTTTCTTGGATGCTCGGCGGCCATTTGGGGTGGCTGGCTGGAGAAGGCCGGGCCGCGTAAAGCCGGTCTGGTTTCCGCATTCTGCTGGTGTGGTGGTCTGCTGATTTCTGCCCTGGGTGTGTACACCCATCAGATCTGGCTGATGTGGGTGGGCTCCGGTGTTATTGGCGGTATCGGTTTGGGGCTGGGCTATATCTCGCCGGTTTCGACTCTGATCAAGTGGTTCCCGGACAAGCGTGGCATGGCTACCGGCATGGCAATCATGGGCTTCGGTGGTGGTGCGATGGTTGGTGCACCGCTGGCGGCGGAGCTGATGAACCACTTTTCCGGGCCTGATAGCGTCGGTGTTTGGCAGAGCTTTGTGGTGATGGCGGCGATTTACTTCGTCTTTATGCTGGCGGGTGCATTGGGTTACCGCGTACCGCCAACTGGTTGGAAACCCGCGGGCTGGACTGCTCCTGCGAGCAAGGCTAATAACGCCATGATCACTCAAGGCCATGTGCACGTCAGCAAAGCGTGGAAAACCCCGCAATTCTGGCTGGTGTGGGCGGTGCTGTGCCTGAACGTATCGGCGGGCATCGGCATCATTGGGATGGCTTCGCCACTGTTGCAGGAAGTGTTCGCAGGCAAACTGCTGGGCAATGACCTGGCCTTCAATGAGCTGAGCGCAGCGCAACTGGCGGAGATCGCCGTGCTGGCGGCAGGCTTCACCGGGCTGCTGAGCTTGTTCAACATCGGTGGCCGCTTCTTCTGGGCGTCCATTTCCGACTTTATCGGCCGCAAAGCCACTTACTTCGTGTTCTTCGGCCTTGGCTTCGCTCTCTATGCGTCGGTACCGATGCTCGGTCAGTGGGGCAGCCTGGCGCTGTTCGTGTTGGCGTTCTGCATCATCCTGTCCATGTACGGCGGCGGTTTCGCCACGGTACCGGCCTATCTGGCTGACCTGTTCGGCACGCAAATGGTCGGTGCCATTCATGGTCGCCTGCTGACTGCTTGGGCGGCGGCAGGGATTCTCGGCCCGGTGCTGGTGAATTACCTGCGTGAATATCAGCTGAGCATTGGCGTTGAGCGTGCGGCGGCCTATGACATCACTCTGTACATCTTGGCCGGTCTGCTGGTGCTGGGTTTGATTTGCAACGCGCTGATTCGTCCGGTTGCGCCTAAGTACTTCATGACTGAAGCCGAGCTGGCGGCCGAACGTGCGAGCCATGATAAGGCGGCACCTGTCAGTGCCAACCTGGAGTGGGCGGCCGATCGCGCCAGCCTGCCTTGGGTGATTCTGGCCTGGCTGGCTGTTGGTGTTCCGATGGCGTGGGGTGTGTGGATCACCCTGCAAAAGACCATCGTACTGTTCCAATAA
- the hisB gene encoding imidazoleglycerol-phosphate dehydratase HisB, which yields MAERTAFVERNTLETQVKVSINLDGTGKAKFDIGVPFLEHMLDQIARHGLIDLDIQCKGDLHIDDHHTVEDVGITLGQAFTKAIGDKKGMTRYGHSYVPLDEALSRVVIDFSGRPGLQMNVPYTRATVGGFDVDLFQEFFQGFVNHALVTLHIDNLRGTNTHHQIETVFKAFGRALRMAIELDPRMAGQMPSTKGCL from the coding sequence ATGGCCGAACGTACGGCATTCGTCGAGCGCAATACCCTGGAGACTCAGGTCAAGGTCTCGATCAATCTTGATGGAACTGGCAAAGCCAAGTTCGATATCGGCGTGCCTTTTCTGGAGCACATGCTGGATCAGATCGCGCGTCATGGTCTGATCGACCTGGACATCCAGTGCAAAGGCGACCTGCACATTGACGACCACCACACCGTGGAAGACGTCGGTATTACGCTGGGTCAGGCGTTCACCAAGGCAATCGGTGACAAGAAGGGCATGACCCGCTACGGCCATTCCTATGTGCCACTGGATGAAGCGCTGTCCCGCGTGGTCATCGACTTTTCCGGTCGTCCGGGCCTGCAAATGAATGTGCCGTACACCCGTGCGACGGTGGGTGGTTTTGATGTGGACCTGTTCCAGGAATTCTTCCAGGGCTTCGTTAACCACGCGCTGGTGACCCTGCACATCGACAACCTGCGTGGCACCAACACCCACCACCAGATCGAAACTGTGTTCAAAGCCTTTGGCCGCGCCCTGCGTATGGCCATTGAGCTGGACCCGCGCATGGCCGGGCAAATGCCGTCCACCAAAGGTTGCCTGTAA
- the hisH gene encoding imidazole glycerol phosphate synthase subunit HisH yields MQTVAVIDYGMGNLHSVAKALEHVGAGRVLVTSDAAVIREADRVVFPGVGAIRDCMAEIKRLGFDALVREVSADRPFLGICVGMQALLDHSEENDGVDCIGLFPGKVRFFGKNLVEDGAALKVPHMGWNEVQQSVAHPLWHNIPDQARFYFVHSYYIEAQNPQQVVGRGHYGKDFAAALAEGSRFAVQFHPEKSHTHGLQLLQNFAGWDGRW; encoded by the coding sequence ATGCAGACCGTTGCTGTTATCGACTATGGCATGGGCAACCTGCACTCGGTCGCCAAGGCGCTTGAGCATGTTGGCGCTGGCCGTGTGCTGGTGACCAGCGATGCGGCGGTGATCCGCGAGGCTGATCGCGTGGTGTTCCCCGGTGTGGGCGCGATTCGTGACTGCATGGCTGAAATCAAACGCCTGGGTTTTGATGCGCTGGTACGTGAAGTCAGCGCTGATCGCCCGTTCCTTGGTATTTGCGTGGGCATGCAGGCACTGCTGGATCACAGCGAAGAGAACGACGGTGTGGATTGCATCGGTTTGTTCCCCGGCAAGGTGCGCTTCTTCGGCAAGAATCTGGTCGAAGACGGTGCTGCCCTGAAGGTGCCGCACATGGGCTGGAACGAAGTTCAGCAGAGTGTGGCTCACCCGCTGTGGCACAACATCCCGGATCAGGCGCGCTTCTACTTTGTGCACAGCTACTACATTGAGGCGCAAAACCCGCAGCAGGTGGTTGGTCGCGGCCATTACGGTAAAGACTTTGCCGCCGCGCTGGCTGAAGGCTCGCGTTTTGCTGTGCAGTTCCACCCGGAAAAAAGCCACACCCATGGTCTGCAATTGCTGCAGAACTTCGCCGGTTGGGATGGCCGCTGGTAA
- a CDS encoding DUF2164 domain-containing protein codes for MSRSKSKPAILTLTAQQEQDACLAIKRFMADRFELELGTFEAAEVLELFAREMAPLYYNQAINDVQAHLKERFESIESDLWALEKS; via the coding sequence ATGAGCCGCAGCAAATCGAAGCCTGCCATCCTGACCCTGACTGCACAGCAGGAACAGGATGCATGCCTGGCCATCAAGCGATTCATGGCGGATCGCTTTGAGCTTGAGCTGGGCACCTTCGAGGCCGCTGAAGTGCTGGAGCTGTTTGCCCGCGAAATGGCACCGCTTTATTACAACCAGGCGATTAACGATGTTCAGGCTCATTTGAAAGAGCGGTTTGAGAGCATCGAAAGCGACCTTTGGGCGCTCGAAAAGAGCTGA
- the hisA gene encoding 1-(5-phosphoribosyl)-5-[(5-phosphoribosylamino)methylideneamino]imidazole-4-carboxamide isomerase — MLIIPAIDLKDGACVRLRQGRMEDSTVFSDDPVSMAAKWVEGGCRRLHLVDLNGAFEGQPVNGEVVTAIAKRYPNLPIQIGGGIRSLETIEHYVKAGVSYVIIGTKAVKEPEFVTEACKAFPGKVIVGLDAKDGFVATDGWAEVSTVQVIDLAKRFEADGVSAIVYTDIAKDGMMQGCNVEATAALAAASRIPVIASGGIHNLGDIKSLLDAKAPGIIGAITGRAIYEGTLDVAEAQAFCDSYKG, encoded by the coding sequence ATGCTGATTATCCCCGCTATCGATCTGAAGGACGGCGCATGCGTGCGTCTGCGTCAGGGCCGCATGGAAGACTCCACCGTATTCTCTGATGACCCGGTGAGCATGGCTGCCAAATGGGTTGAAGGTGGCTGCCGCCGTCTGCATCTGGTCGACCTCAACGGCGCCTTCGAAGGCCAGCCGGTTAACGGCGAAGTGGTGACTGCCATTGCCAAGCGCTACCCGAACCTGCCGATCCAGATCGGCGGCGGTATCCGCTCGCTGGAAACCATCGAGCATTACGTTAAGGCGGGCGTTAGCTACGTCATCATCGGCACCAAGGCGGTTAAAGAACCTGAGTTTGTCACCGAAGCGTGCAAGGCCTTCCCCGGCAAAGTGATTGTGGGTCTGGACGCCAAAGATGGCTTTGTCGCCACTGACGGCTGGGCAGAAGTCAGCACCGTGCAGGTGATTGATCTGGCCAAGCGCTTTGAAGCCGACGGCGTCAGCGCCATCGTTTATACCGACATCGCCAAAGACGGCATGATGCAAGGCTGCAACGTTGAAGCCACCGCTGCACTGGCCGCTGCCAGCCGCATCCCGGTGATTGCTTCCGGCGGCATTCACAACCTGGGCGATATCAAATCGCTGCTGGACGCCAAGGCGCCTGGCATCATCGGTGCTATCACGGGTCGTGCTATCTATGAAGGCACGCTGGATGTGGCCGAGGCGCAAGCCTTCTGCGACTCCTATAAAGGCTGA
- the hisF gene encoding imidazole glycerol phosphate synthase subunit HisF, whose amino-acid sequence MALAKRIIPCLDVDNGRVVKGVKFENIRDAGDPVEIARRYDEQGADEITFLDITASVDGRDTTLHTVERMASQVFIPLTVGGGVRTVQDIRNLLNAGADKVSINTAAVFTPEFVGEAASRFGSQCIVVAIDAKKVSGPGEEPRWEIFTHGGRKPTGLDAVMWAKKMEGLGAGEILLTSMDQDGVKSGYDLGVTRAISEAVGIPVIASGGVGNLEHLAAGIIEGKADAVLAASIFHFGEYTVPEAKAYLASRGIVVR is encoded by the coding sequence ATGGCGCTGGCTAAACGCATTATTCCTTGCTTGGATGTGGACAACGGTCGCGTCGTAAAGGGTGTGAAGTTTGAAAACATCCGCGACGCCGGTGACCCGGTGGAAATCGCCCGCCGCTACGACGAGCAGGGCGCCGACGAGATTACCTTCCTCGATATCACCGCCAGCGTTGATGGCCGTGACACCACCCTGCACACCGTCGAGCGTATGGCCAGCCAGGTGTTTATCCCGCTGACCGTGGGCGGTGGCGTGCGTACCGTGCAGGACATCCGCAACCTGCTCAATGCCGGTGCTGACAAGGTATCGATCAACACCGCGGCGGTGTTCACTCCGGAGTTTGTCGGTGAGGCCGCTTCCCGCTTTGGTTCGCAGTGCATTGTTGTCGCCATCGATGCGAAGAAGGTTTCCGGTCCGGGCGAAGAGCCGCGCTGGGAAATCTTCACCCACGGTGGTCGCAAGCCAACGGGGTTGGATGCGGTGATGTGGGCGAAGAAGATGGAAGGCCTGGGCGCCGGTGAAATCCTCCTGACCAGCATGGATCAGGATGGCGTTAAAAGCGGCTACGACCTCGGTGTCACCCGTGCTATCAGCGAAGCTGTGGGTATCCCGGTGATTGCTTCCGGTGGTGTTGGCAACTTGGAGCACCTGGCCGCGGGCATTATTGAGGGCAAGGCGGATGCAGTGCTGGCTGCCAGTATCTTCCACTTCGGTGAGTACACTGTGCCGGAAGCCAAAGCCTATCTGGCCAGTCGTGGGATTGTTGTGCGCTGA
- a CDS encoding S41 family peptidase yields the protein MLHLFRLTTLALTVALLGNTAVLAAPADDANADSSAPLPLDELRTFAEVMDRIKSAYVEPVSDKTLLENAIKGMLSNLDPHSAYLEPDDFRDLQESTSGEFGGLGIEIGTEDGFIKVVSPIDDTPASAAGIQPGDLIIKIDGHPTKDMSMMQAVDLMRGKSGSKIELTIVRDGGKPFDVSLTRAVIKVKSVKSQFLEDGYGYIRISQFQVNTGEEVGKALDKMRKDYGKRLRGIVLDLRNNPGGVLQAAVEVSDHFLKKGLIVYTEGRIANSELRFNADPADASDGAPLVVLINGGSASASEIVAGALQDHKRGVVMGTDSFGKGSVQTVLPLNNDRALKLTTALYFTPNGRSIQAQGIVPDIEVTRAKVTREQDSVGIKEADLQGHLGNGNGGADRPSKDKTAKPSRPQDDDYQLSQALNLLKGLNITRGD from the coding sequence ATGCTGCATTTGTTCCGCCTCACCACTCTGGCGCTCACTGTTGCCTTACTGGGTAACACAGCCGTCCTGGCTGCTCCTGCCGATGACGCCAACGCTGACAGCAGTGCACCACTGCCTCTGGACGAGCTGCGCACCTTCGCCGAGGTAATGGACCGCATCAAGTCTGCTTACGTCGAACCTGTCAGCGATAAGACGCTGCTGGAAAATGCCATCAAAGGCATGCTCAGCAATCTTGACCCACACTCTGCTTACCTTGAGCCCGACGACTTCCGCGATCTTCAGGAAAGCACCAGTGGCGAGTTCGGCGGTCTGGGTATCGAAATCGGCACCGAAGACGGGTTTATCAAGGTGGTATCGCCCATCGACGACACCCCGGCGTCTGCCGCTGGCATTCAGCCGGGCGACCTGATCATCAAGATTGACGGCCACCCGACCAAAGACATGTCGATGATGCAGGCCGTTGATCTGATGCGCGGCAAGTCCGGCAGCAAGATTGAGTTGACCATTGTGCGTGATGGCGGCAAGCCATTCGATGTATCCCTGACCCGCGCCGTCATTAAAGTTAAAAGCGTGAAGAGCCAGTTCCTTGAGGACGGCTACGGCTATATCCGCATCAGCCAGTTCCAGGTCAACACCGGTGAAGAGGTCGGTAAAGCTCTGGATAAAATGCGCAAAGACTATGGCAAGCGCCTGCGGGGTATTGTCCTCGACTTGCGAAACAACCCAGGTGGGGTGTTGCAAGCGGCCGTTGAGGTCTCTGACCACTTCCTCAAAAAAGGCCTGATCGTTTATACCGAAGGGCGTATTGCCAACTCCGAGCTGCGCTTCAACGCCGATCCAGCTGATGCCAGTGATGGTGCGCCGCTGGTGGTGCTGATCAACGGCGGCAGCGCTTCAGCTTCCGAAATCGTCGCAGGCGCCCTGCAGGATCACAAACGCGGCGTGGTAATGGGCACCGACAGTTTCGGTAAAGGCTCAGTGCAAACGGTGCTGCCGCTGAATAACGACCGCGCCCTGAAGCTCACCACCGCGCTGTACTTCACTCCGAACGGGCGCTCGATTCAGGCCCAAGGCATTGTCCCGGACATTGAGGTCACACGCGCCAAGGTCACCCGTGAACAGGACAGCGTCGGAATCAAAGAAGCCGATCTACAAGGCCACCTGGGCAATGGTAACGGCGGCGCCGATCGTCCAAGCAAAGACAAAACGGCAAAACCGTCCCGCCCGCAAGATGATGATTACCAGCTCAGCCAGGCCCTCAACCTGCTCAAAGGGTTGAACATCACCCGGGGCGATTAA
- a CDS encoding murein hydrolase activator EnvC, which translates to MFRALALILLALALTPVHADDKAATQKQLEAARSDITELKKLLEKLQQEKSGVQKELKKTESEMGQLERQVKDLQQELNSSESEIKRLGEEKKKLEGARIEQQRLIGIQARATYQSGGRQEYLKLLLNQQNPEKFSRTLTYYDYISQARMEQLTAFNETLRQLANVEKDISDHQAKLVEQKASLDSRREQLAAVRKERQLALAKLNKDYAARDQRLKARQQDQANLQRVLKTIEETLARQAREAEEARQRALLAQQTQPRRSTNTNASGPLVSSGATYGGPFASAKGKLPWPVNGRVLARYGTARGDDSRAKWDGVMIGASAGTQVRAIHGGRVVFADWLRGAGLLVILDHGNGYLSLYGHNQSLLKDAGEVVQAGEAIATVGNSGGQDSPALYFAIRQQGRAIDPAQWCRAQG; encoded by the coding sequence ATGTTCCGCGCCCTAGCCCTGATTCTCCTCGCCCTCGCACTGACGCCTGTCCATGCAGACGATAAAGCTGCGACCCAGAAACAGCTTGAAGCCGCTCGCAGTGATATCACTGAGCTGAAAAAGCTGCTGGAGAAACTGCAGCAAGAGAAATCTGGCGTGCAAAAGGAACTGAAGAAAACCGAAAGCGAGATGGGCCAACTGGAGCGTCAGGTTAAGGATCTGCAGCAGGAGCTGAATAGCAGCGAGAGCGAAATCAAACGCCTCGGTGAAGAGAAAAAAAAACTTGAGGGTGCCCGTATCGAGCAACAACGGCTGATCGGCATCCAGGCCCGGGCTACCTATCAGAGCGGCGGCCGCCAGGAGTACCTGAAGCTGCTCCTTAACCAGCAGAACCCGGAAAAGTTCTCCCGTACCCTGACCTACTATGACTACATCAGCCAGGCGCGCATGGAGCAACTCACGGCCTTTAATGAAACGTTGCGCCAGTTGGCCAACGTCGAAAAAGACATCAGTGATCACCAAGCCAAACTGGTCGAACAGAAAGCCTCTTTAGACAGCCGCCGCGAACAACTCGCCGCCGTACGCAAAGAACGCCAACTGGCACTGGCTAAACTGAACAAAGATTACGCAGCCCGCGACCAGCGCCTTAAAGCCCGCCAGCAAGATCAGGCCAATCTCCAGCGTGTGCTGAAAACCATTGAAGAAACCCTCGCCCGCCAGGCTCGCGAGGCTGAAGAGGCCCGCCAACGCGCCTTGCTAGCCCAACAGACGCAGCCGCGGCGCAGCACCAATACAAACGCCAGTGGTCCATTAGTAAGCTCAGGCGCAACTTATGGCGGCCCGTTCGCCAGCGCCAAGGGTAAGCTGCCTTGGCCGGTTAATGGACGCGTGCTTGCCCGGTACGGCACCGCGCGAGGCGACGACTCCAGAGCCAAATGGGATGGCGTAATGATCGGCGCCTCTGCCGGCACACAGGTACGTGCCATTCATGGCGGTCGCGTCGTCTTTGCAGACTGGCTTCGCGGTGCGGGACTTCTGGTTATTCTGGATCACGGCAATGGCTACCTGAGCCTGTACGGTCATAACCAGAGCCTGCTCAAAGATGCCGGCGAAGTGGTTCAGGCAGGTGAAGCCATTGCCACCGTTGGCAACAGCGGTGGCCAGGATAGTCCGGCACTGTACTTTGCAATTCGTCAGCAGGGCCGTGCCATCGACCCCGCTCAATGGTGTCGCGCACAGGGATAA